In one Fastidiosipila sp. genomic region, the following are encoded:
- a CDS encoding DUF881 domain-containing protein, with protein sequence MSRWIRTVALLMALFAGLSSGFLVRQLAETGKGENKEAAAIRRARAVLEQEEEQYAVLQSQNGQLEDRKKALLRRLEEYQDVSGILAEMREYAFLSGMTDVRGSGITLTLNDKLDYDPLTDPIEAVIHDSTINYILNLLWASGARAISFNGTRLTAVSEVSCVGPTILCYGIRQMPPYVIEAAGPAASMAGALETDSYLAHLTQSKIGIRLTVTPEEELILPSFSRTHDFLPYIDLLRTP encoded by the coding sequence ATGAGTCGATGGATAAGAACAGTCGCGTTATTGATGGCCCTTTTTGCAGGCCTTTCTTCCGGTTTTCTTGTGAGGCAGCTTGCGGAAACGGGAAAAGGTGAAAACAAGGAGGCGGCCGCGATCCGCCGTGCCAGAGCGGTTCTGGAGCAGGAAGAGGAGCAGTATGCAGTCCTGCAGTCTCAAAACGGCCAGCTGGAAGACCGCAAGAAGGCATTATTGCGCCGGCTGGAAGAATACCAGGATGTCAGCGGCATCCTGGCCGAAATGAGAGAATATGCCTTTCTGTCCGGGATGACAGATGTTCGTGGCAGCGGTATCACCTTGACGCTCAATGACAAGCTGGATTATGACCCCCTGACGGATCCGATTGAAGCGGTCATCCATGACAGCACCATCAACTATATACTCAATCTTCTGTGGGCTTCAGGCGCACGTGCCATCTCCTTCAACGGCACTCGCCTGACGGCCGTTTCGGAGGTCAGCTGCGTCGGCCCGACCATTCTCTGCTACGGAATCAGGCAGATGCCCCCTTACGTCATCGAGGCGGCCGGACCGGCAGCCTCCATGGCCGGCGCCCTTGAAACGGATTCCTATCTGGCTCATCTGACCCAGAGCAAGATAGGAATCAGGCTCACGGTCACGCCCGAAGAAGAGCTGATTCTTCCTTCTTTTTCCAGGACCCATGATTTCCTTCCCTACATCGATTTGCTGCGAACGCCTTGA
- the rny gene encoding ribonuclease Y yields the protein MTALFYHKGYSKKSRELLEKKQKTEEEARTLVGQAIKDGEDRKREILLSVKEEVHKAKIELERDVRERRHELTRERQRIDQKETILDRRAQSLEDREQHYKDKEAELQTKEYKLAEIDAQKRAELERVAGLTVQDARDIVLEAAETEYRYDLSLLYKRLEDETRSTAAAKAQEIVVSTIQRYASDYVSEATVSVVSLPNEEMKGRIIGREGRNIRTIEQLTGVDLIIDDTPEAVILSSFNPVRREIARISIEKLVQDGRIHPTRIEEMVRKATKEVENSIREAGEQVVFDTNVTGIPAEIVHMLGRLKYRTSYGQNVLQHAVEVSRIAGMLAAELDLDVNAAKKAGLLHDLGKAVDFEMDGSHVQLGGEIARRYKLDPITINSIESHHGDVEPETPIASLVAAADAISAARPGARRENIETYIKRIEKLEEIAQSIPGVEKTYAVQAGREIRVIVEPDSVTDEEMPLLVHEICKKIEKELNFPGQIKVNMIRESRYSDFAK from the coding sequence ATGACGGCGCTCTTCTATCATAAAGGGTATAGCAAGAAGAGCCGTGAACTGCTTGAAAAAAAGCAGAAGACAGAAGAAGAGGCACGGACCCTTGTTGGTCAAGCAATTAAGGACGGGGAGGATAGGAAACGGGAGATCCTCCTGTCTGTCAAAGAAGAAGTGCATAAGGCAAAGATAGAACTTGAACGCGATGTGCGGGAGCGCCGTCACGAACTGACGCGGGAACGCCAGCGGATCGACCAAAAGGAAACAATTCTTGACCGGCGGGCCCAAAGCCTTGAGGACAGGGAGCAGCATTACAAGGATAAAGAAGCCGAACTTCAGACAAAAGAATATAAGTTAGCAGAGATCGACGCGCAAAAGCGCGCTGAACTTGAGCGGGTTGCGGGATTGACGGTACAGGACGCCAGGGACATTGTACTCGAGGCGGCGGAAACGGAGTACCGTTACGATTTGTCTTTGCTCTACAAGCGACTGGAAGATGAAACCCGGTCGACAGCTGCTGCCAAGGCGCAGGAAATTGTCGTCAGTACCATTCAGCGCTATGCCAGTGATTATGTTTCCGAAGCAACAGTATCTGTCGTTTCGCTTCCCAACGAAGAGATGAAGGGCAGGATTATAGGCCGTGAAGGCCGGAACATCCGGACCATCGAGCAGCTGACGGGCGTCGACCTCATTATCGACGACACCCCTGAAGCCGTAATTTTGTCCAGTTTCAATCCCGTCCGGCGAGAAATCGCACGGATCAGCATTGAAAAGTTGGTGCAGGACGGCCGCATCCACCCGACACGTATTGAGGAGATGGTGCGGAAGGCGACCAAGGAAGTGGAAAATTCGATCCGTGAAGCGGGCGAACAGGTTGTCTTTGACACCAATGTCACAGGCATTCCAGCAGAAATTGTCCACATGCTGGGTCGTTTGAAATATCGGACCAGCTATGGCCAAAATGTCTTACAGCACGCAGTCGAGGTCAGCCGTATTGCCGGCATGCTGGCGGCAGAACTCGATCTGGATGTCAATGCGGCGAAAAAGGCCGGATTATTGCATGACCTGGGAAAGGCCGTGGATTTTGAGATGGACGGCTCGCATGTGCAGCTGGGCGGTGAAATCGCACGGCGTTACAAGCTCGACCCCATTACCATTAACAGCATCGAATCACACCATGGGGATGTTGAACCTGAAACACCCATCGCCAGCCTGGTCGCAGCTGCCGATGCCATTTCAGCTGCACGGCCCGGGGCCAGACGGGAGAACATTGAGACCTATATCAAACGGATTGAAAAACTCGAAGAGATTGCCCAGTCTATTCCCGGCGTGGAGAAAACCTATGCGGTCCAGGCAGGCAGGGAGATCCGGGTCATCGTTGAGCCCGACTCAGTGACTGATGAGGAGATGCCGCTTCTTGTTCATGAAATCTGCAAAAAAATCGAAAAGGAATTGAACTTTCCCGGTCAGATCAAGGTCAATATGATCCGTGAGAGCCGTTACAGTGACTTTGCCAAATAA
- a CDS encoding DUF881 domain-containing protein: MKNKWFQYISILTVCMLVGMVIALLMKNLNITNLGGQSLQELQNAIIDYQKKNEDLNNRNARLYEYLRELEAELAGGSGESYLHIVDEKEQYAAFAGLRAAKNAGVVITLTPAEGYRMQDAVIRQLVNELSALGAQAISINEERKVATTEVRTSQDLILINGVGFSRNSPFEIKAIVEPTKIDTYVVPYLLSVGDSIKKQVGDQSVAITVKKDENVLIPALREDRIAYQMELLIPAE, encoded by the coding sequence ATGAAAAACAAATGGTTTCAATACATCTCAATCCTGACCGTCTGCATGCTGGTCGGTATGGTTATTGCCCTTCTGATGAAAAACCTCAACATCACCAACCTGGGGGGGCAAAGCCTGCAGGAGCTGCAAAACGCCATTATCGACTACCAGAAGAAAAATGAGGACCTGAATAACCGCAATGCACGCCTTTATGAGTATTTGCGCGAGCTTGAGGCGGAGCTTGCGGGAGGAAGCGGGGAGAGTTACCTTCACATTGTGGACGAGAAAGAACAATACGCCGCCTTTGCAGGCCTCAGAGCGGCCAAAAACGCCGGCGTGGTCATTACGCTCACCCCCGCGGAAGGCTACCGCATGCAGGATGCTGTCATCCGGCAACTGGTCAATGAATTGTCTGCGCTCGGGGCCCAGGCCATCTCAATCAATGAGGAAAGAAAAGTGGCGACAACCGAAGTCCGCACCAGCCAGGACCTTATCCTGATCAACGGCGTCGGTTTTTCACGCAATTCCCCTTTCGAAATAAAGGCCATTGTCGAACCGACAAAAATTGACACTTATGTTGTGCCTTACCTGCTCTCCGTCGGGGACAGCATTAAGAAGCAGGTTGGCGATCAGTCGGTTGCCATCACGGTCAAAAAAGACGAAAACGTCCTGATCCCCGCGCTTCGCGAAGACAGAATCGCTTACCAGATGGAACTTTTAATACCGGCGGAATAG
- a CDS encoding RluA family pseudouridine synthase, giving the protein MNKARQIVGLDEGGMRLDKWLALKFPRLSRESWKRRIAGKQVTVNGNETVPSRILAAGELVELILPGEKKEAAPQAEAIPISILYEDDWFAVIDKPAGRVVHPAFGHEDGTLVNALLGRFPGGLSDLAGSGRPGIVHRLDKDTSGILLVARDNRTHRLLADLFRTGAIGRYYDAIVRGCPEVARGLIDAPIARGDVNRKRMEIRESGRRARTEFKVLSSRREYSHLRCRLLTGRTHQIRVHLAYIGHPVIGDTLYGGRKRPGDPIHQLLHASEVSFIHPVTQEPFICKSPLPERFSSYLNEEESFRI; this is encoded by the coding sequence GTGAATAAGGCGAGGCAGATTGTTGGACTGGACGAGGGGGGCATGCGGCTGGATAAATGGCTGGCTCTGAAATTCCCCCGCTTGTCACGGGAATCATGGAAGCGCAGGATTGCCGGCAAGCAGGTAACCGTGAATGGAAACGAAACGGTGCCGTCAAGAATTCTTGCGGCCGGAGAGCTGGTTGAGCTGATTCTGCCCGGTGAAAAAAAAGAAGCAGCCCCCCAGGCCGAAGCCATTCCGATTTCGATCCTTTATGAGGATGACTGGTTTGCCGTCATCGACAAGCCGGCAGGGCGGGTGGTGCATCCAGCCTTCGGGCATGAGGACGGAACACTTGTCAATGCCCTGCTGGGACGGTTTCCCGGTGGGCTGTCAGACCTTGCGGGCTCCGGCCGGCCCGGTATCGTTCACCGGCTTGACAAGGATACATCAGGGATCTTGCTGGTAGCACGTGACAACCGCACCCACCGCCTGCTTGCAGATCTTTTCCGAACCGGGGCAATCGGCAGGTATTATGATGCGATCGTCCGGGGATGCCCTGAGGTTGCCAGAGGACTTATCGATGCCCCCATCGCCAGAGGGGATGTCAACCGGAAAAGAATGGAAATCCGGGAGTCCGGCAGGAGGGCCCGTACTGAATTTAAAGTTTTGTCCAGCCGCAGGGAGTATTCCCATCTTCGCTGCCGGCTGCTGACGGGACGGACCCACCAGATCCGGGTGCACCTGGCCTACATCGGTCACCCGGTTATCGGCGACACCCTTTACGGCGGCAGAAAACGGCCGGGAGACCCAATCCACCAACTGCTGCATGCCTCGGAAGTATCCTTCATCCACCCAGTGACTCAAGAGCCTTTCATTTGCAAAAGTCCGCTGCCTGAGCGATTTTCCAGCTATCTGAACGAAGAGGAGTCATTCAGGATATGA
- the hutH gene encoding histidine ammonia-lyase, with product MEESKPVHLLEIRGQDLVPEKVAEVAYGRSGVFIADAARQRMEASFSLVKSILASGKPTYGISTGFGDLSRVTISESQNYELQRNLIRSHASGVGRPFPKEVVRAMMVLRLNALCVGYSGINPQLADLLASLINEDIIPVIPQQGSLGASGDLAYLAHMSLVLMGEGQAELDGRKMGGKEALASRGLKPLQLYGKDGLALINGTAGMLALGVLALLEAENCLNAANAAAALTFEALRGFRDAYDPGIHTLRHQPGQMTVASALLSMLEGSLLADSRTEDVQDAYTLRCVPQVHGASLDAIGYVRGVLSREINAVTDNPIVFSETGRVLSGGNFHGQPLALALDFLAIAVSELANISERRTERMVNPQLSNGLPAFLCCQGGVQSGFMIPQYVAASLVSENKILAHPASVDSIPSSANKEDHVSMGAAAGRKAARVVENTSRVIAIELICAAQAVDLLEPGKLGQGTGKLYRQIRRHVAGLTEDRPLSEDIETMAELVRSGGLLV from the coding sequence ATGGAAGAGTCAAAACCGGTTCATCTTCTGGAGATCAGGGGCCAGGATCTTGTTCCCGAGAAAGTCGCCGAAGTGGCTTATGGCCGCTCGGGCGTCTTCATTGCGGATGCTGCACGCCAGAGAATGGAAGCATCTTTTTCGCTGGTCAAGTCCATTCTGGCTTCGGGCAAGCCAACCTATGGGATATCCACCGGCTTCGGTGACCTGAGCCGGGTGACCATCTCGGAAAGCCAGAACTATGAGTTGCAGCGCAATCTGATTCGGAGCCATGCTTCGGGCGTTGGCCGGCCTTTCCCAAAGGAGGTCGTCCGTGCCATGATGGTGCTGCGGCTCAATGCCCTTTGTGTCGGTTATTCGGGCATTAACCCGCAGCTTGCCGACCTGCTTGCATCCCTGATCAATGAGGACATAATTCCCGTGATCCCGCAACAGGGTTCCCTGGGGGCATCAGGCGACCTGGCCTACCTGGCCCATATGTCACTTGTCTTGATGGGCGAGGGACAAGCAGAGCTTGACGGGAGAAAGATGGGCGGCAAAGAGGCTCTGGCCAGCCGGGGGCTCAAACCGCTCCAGCTTTATGGCAAAGACGGGCTGGCCCTGATTAATGGGACGGCGGGGATGCTGGCACTTGGTGTTCTCGCGCTGCTCGAGGCGGAAAACTGCCTGAATGCAGCCAATGCGGCCGCAGCGCTGACCTTTGAAGCGCTCCGGGGCTTTCGCGACGCCTACGATCCGGGAATCCACACGCTTCGCCACCAGCCAGGCCAGATGACCGTCGCATCGGCGCTTTTATCCATGCTTGAAGGATCCCTCCTGGCCGATTCCCGGACTGAGGATGTTCAGGATGCCTATACCTTGCGCTGTGTCCCCCAGGTACATGGAGCTTCACTTGACGCAATTGGCTACGTGCGTGGAGTACTCAGCCGGGAGATCAATGCCGTGACGGATAATCCCATCGTCTTCTCTGAGACGGGCCGTGTCCTTTCCGGAGGAAACTTCCATGGCCAACCCCTGGCGCTGGCACTCGATTTCCTGGCCATTGCCGTCTCGGAACTGGCCAATATCAGTGAAAGACGGACGGAGCGGATGGTGAATCCACAGCTGTCGAACGGTCTTCCTGCCTTTCTGTGTTGTCAGGGCGGTGTCCAGTCGGGTTTCATGATTCCACAGTATGTCGCAGCGTCGCTGGTTTCTGAAAATAAGATTCTGGCACATCCCGCCAGCGTCGATTCCATTCCCTCCTCAGCCAACAAGGAAGATCATGTCAGTATGGGCGCGGCTGCGGGCAGGAAGGCAGCCCGGGTGGTTGAGAATACAAGCCGGGTCATCGCCATTGAATTGATTTGCGCTGCCCAGGCAGTGGACCTGCTCGAACCTGGAAAGCTGGGGCAAGGCACCGGCAAACTCTACCGTCAGATCAGGCGGCATGTGGCCGGGCTTACAGAAGACAGACCCTTGTCGGAAGATATCGAGACCATGGCAGAGCTTGTCCGTTCCGGCGGCCTGCTGGTATAA
- the recN gene encoding DNA repair protein RecN, producing MIHRVEIENFALVEHAEVDLGPGLTVLSGETGAGKSIVIDALDFASGGRGDRAMLRSGAEEASVSILLDGLNQGQPDNEFVAGRTLRDGGRTYAKINGQLVTAGELRERMEPLLAIHSQNDQQTIFRESVHKILLDAYAGEPVCQALEAWSSMRQEMMSLEERLGELFLDPETRARRRDILSFQTEEIRRAGPAAGEEEELLKKIKTLSTIREIATLLGRALTELAGTEGESAVDRLGRAVIDLSAASRYSARVQELRDRAGEIKTGLADLCYDLDRTLERLEDNPGALEEANSRLQLLRRLQEKYGPSLEEVIAYGEKAGIELERLDATEEELARLSADKEALLEKMRSQSSALYELRRKAGDHLEKAINRELADLDMKNAQFAVEIEAKAVESGSLAADPHQIRFTIAPNPGEPSMPLVSIVSGGEASRVLLAVKTVLAGLDDISTIIFDEIDTGISGQTTSRIAQKLKAISGTAQVICVTHSAQIAASADCQLLIGKKVEGGRTRTTVKRIEGQERVSEIARLLSGRPDDQKSRLLAQDLLDRGSRI from the coding sequence ATGATTCATCGCGTAGAGATTGAAAATTTCGCGCTGGTGGAGCATGCGGAGGTTGACCTCGGCCCGGGCCTGACAGTCCTGTCGGGCGAAACGGGCGCTGGTAAATCGATCGTCATCGATGCCCTCGATTTTGCGTCGGGGGGGCGGGGAGACCGCGCCATGCTGCGGTCCGGGGCTGAAGAGGCCTCGGTCAGCATCCTCCTTGACGGATTGAACCAGGGCCAGCCGGACAATGAATTTGTTGCCGGCAGGACACTGCGCGATGGCGGCCGGACCTATGCCAAAATCAACGGTCAGCTGGTGACAGCCGGTGAGCTGCGGGAACGCATGGAACCGCTCCTGGCCATTCACAGTCAAAACGACCAGCAGACCATCTTCCGCGAATCGGTTCACAAGATCCTGCTGGACGCCTACGCCGGCGAACCGGTCTGCCAGGCGCTCGAGGCTTGGTCGTCCATGCGGCAGGAGATGATGTCCCTCGAGGAGCGGCTGGGTGAATTATTTCTCGACCCTGAAACCCGGGCCAGGCGACGTGACATCCTCTCTTTTCAAACGGAGGAAATTCGCAGAGCCGGCCCTGCTGCGGGAGAAGAAGAAGAGCTCCTTAAAAAGATAAAAACCCTGTCAACGATCCGGGAGATCGCAACCCTCCTGGGCCGGGCCCTTACAGAACTTGCGGGAACGGAGGGGGAATCAGCAGTTGACCGGCTGGGCAGAGCCGTCATCGATTTGAGCGCTGCAAGCCGGTACAGTGCGCGTGTGCAGGAATTGCGTGACCGTGCCGGGGAAATCAAGACCGGACTGGCCGACCTTTGTTATGACCTGGACCGCACCCTGGAGAGGCTGGAAGACAACCCGGGGGCGCTGGAAGAGGCCAACAGCCGTCTGCAGCTGCTCCGCCGCCTCCAGGAAAAGTACGGGCCGTCTTTGGAGGAGGTAATTGCCTACGGCGAAAAGGCTGGGATCGAGCTGGAGCGGCTTGATGCGACCGAGGAAGAACTGGCCCGCCTTTCGGCGGACAAGGAGGCGCTTCTTGAAAAAATGAGATCGCAATCGTCAGCACTCTACGAACTGCGGCGGAAGGCTGGCGATCATCTTGAAAAAGCGATTAACCGCGAACTGGCCGATCTGGACATGAAAAATGCACAATTTGCGGTTGAGATTGAGGCGAAAGCTGTCGAATCCGGGAGCCTTGCCGCTGATCCGCACCAGATTCGTTTCACCATCGCGCCCAACCCGGGTGAGCCGTCCATGCCACTTGTTTCCATTGTTTCCGGGGGTGAAGCCTCCCGCGTGCTGCTGGCGGTCAAGACGGTTCTTGCTGGGCTTGACGACATTTCAACCATCATATTTGATGAAATTGATACGGGCATCAGCGGACAAACCACAAGCCGCATTGCCCAAAAGCTGAAAGCAATTTCCGGGACCGCCCAGGTAATCTGCGTCACCCACAGCGCACAGATTGCCGCCAGCGCGGACTGCCAGCTGCTGATCGGGAAAAAAGTTGAAGGGGGCAGAACCCGGACCACGGTTAAGCGCATCGAGGGTCAGGAGCGGGTATCCGAAATTGCCCGCCTTCTTTCCGGCCGGCCGGATGATCAAAAATCGCGGCTGCTGGCCCAGGATTTGCTGGACCGGGGAAGCAGAATATAG
- the lspA gene encoding signal peptidase II, which produces MEMMIIMILILIDQWTKGLAERLIGGGKAATVIPGFFELRYLANKGAAWSIFSSQNWGLAFLVILSSIVLFALLWFLRKAGGMRAKMVLILLISGSAGNLIDRLRLGAVTDFLSFTFGSYAFPTFNLADAMITIGTGLLIIFVLLDRHFLSIQFGTGRAAHPGEKREKSE; this is translated from the coding sequence ATGGAGATGATGATCATTATGATCCTGATCCTGATTGACCAGTGGACCAAGGGCCTGGCTGAACGGCTGATAGGTGGAGGCAAAGCCGCCACAGTCATTCCGGGTTTCTTTGAGTTGAGATACTTGGCCAACAAGGGCGCTGCCTGGAGCATCTTTTCCAGCCAGAACTGGGGTCTGGCTTTTCTGGTCATCCTTTCCTCCATTGTGCTCTTCGCCCTGCTGTGGTTTTTGCGCAAGGCAGGTGGCATGCGGGCCAAGATGGTCCTGATCCTGCTGATTTCAGGCAGCGCGGGCAATTTGATTGACCGGCTGAGGCTGGGTGCCGTGACCGATTTTCTTTCCTTTACTTTCGGCTCCTACGCCTTTCCCACCTTCAACCTGGCCGACGCCATGATTACAATCGGAACGGGACTTCTGATTATCTTTGTCTTATTGGATCGCCATTTTCTTTCCATTCAGTTTGGAACCGGACGGGCAGCTCACCCGGGGGAGAAGCGGGAAAAGAGTGAATAA
- a CDS encoding PhoH family protein, producing MTKSEPIFEKRIELESPEEGFALLGSCNGNASLFGEAFNVVCDSTADGLVIRGAEKSKVETAGRIMTRLYELYKSGATPVTEQLIRYLIDASVRGTWGEAAEFSPDLICVNAKGRPILSKTKGQQLYVDAIRKHELTFAIGPAGTGKTYLAVAMAVKAFRAHEVSRIILTRPAIEAGENLGFLPGDLQSKVDPYMRPLYDSLNDLMGYDTYQRHLERGEIEISPLAYMRGRTLDDAFIILDEAQNTTREQMKMFLTRIGYNARAVVTGDITQIDLPVRRKSGLAEAAALLGQLEGIRSVRLTERDVVRNPLVQRIIRAYEKDSEGQHKGRPDRR from the coding sequence ATGACCAAGAGCGAACCTATTTTTGAAAAACGAATTGAATTGGAAAGCCCGGAGGAAGGTTTCGCGCTGCTGGGTTCCTGCAACGGGAACGCATCGCTTTTCGGGGAGGCCTTCAACGTTGTCTGCGATTCAACAGCTGACGGGCTTGTCATCCGGGGGGCCGAAAAATCAAAGGTTGAAACGGCCGGCCGCATCATGACCCGCCTTTATGAGCTTTACAAGTCCGGAGCGACCCCGGTCACGGAGCAATTGATACGCTACCTGATCGATGCTTCAGTCCGGGGAACCTGGGGGGAGGCAGCGGAATTTTCTCCCGACCTGATCTGTGTCAATGCCAAGGGGCGGCCCATCTTGTCCAAGACCAAGGGCCAGCAGCTCTACGTTGATGCCATCCGGAAACATGAACTGACTTTCGCCATCGGCCCGGCGGGAACCGGGAAGACCTATCTGGCCGTGGCCATGGCGGTCAAGGCCTTCCGTGCCCATGAAGTCTCAAGAATAATCCTGACCCGTCCGGCTATTGAAGCCGGGGAGAACCTGGGTTTTCTGCCCGGGGATCTCCAAAGCAAGGTCGACCCCTACATGCGGCCACTTTACGATTCCTTGAATGACTTAATGGGCTATGACACTTACCAGCGTCACCTGGAGAGAGGTGAGATCGAAATATCGCCACTTGCCTACATGAGGGGGCGCACCCTGGATGACGCCTTCATCATTCTCGACGAGGCACAAAATACTACCCGTGAACAAATGAAAATGTTTTTGACCCGCATCGGATACAATGCCAGAGCTGTCGTTACAGGGGATATCACACAGATTGACCTGCCGGTAAGGCGAAAAAGCGGGCTGGCGGAAGCAGCGGCCCTGCTGGGTCAGCTTGAGGGCATCAGAAGCGTCCGCCTGACAGAGCGGGATGTCGTCCGCAATCCCCTGGTTCAGCGTATTATCCGGGCCTATGAGAAGGATTCGGAGGGACAGCATAAGGGCCGGCCTGACAGGAGATAG
- a CDS encoding cyclodeaminase/cyclohydrolase family protein, producing MEFKHLKITEYLERAASSSATPGGGSVSALIAALGSALGQMVYNLTVTKKSYQANDETTKAAVQSDWRAIESLQRDFTDLIDRDIEAFNVFMDALALPKETDQDKAKRKQALADASITAMEVPLTTAGKSLELLKHLGSIARYGHKTCISDAGVAALCAHAALQASVMNVRINLAGIDDPEIRQGAEKSSAAYLEESALLTKEIIDIVYAQI from the coding sequence TTGGAATTTAAGCATTTGAAGATTACTGAATACCTTGAACGTGCTGCTTCATCGAGCGCGACGCCGGGAGGAGGCAGTGTGTCAGCCCTGATCGCAGCCCTCGGATCGGCACTTGGCCAGATGGTCTACAATCTGACTGTCACCAAGAAATCCTACCAGGCCAATGATGAAACGACCAAGGCTGCCGTCCAGTCTGACTGGCGGGCCATCGAAAGCCTTCAGCGCGATTTTACCGATCTGATCGATCGCGACATTGAAGCATTCAATGTATTTATGGATGCACTTGCTCTCCCAAAGGAAACGGACCAGGACAAAGCGAAGCGGAAACAGGCGCTTGCCGACGCTTCCATCACCGCCATGGAAGTTCCTCTCACGACTGCCGGCAAATCGCTGGAGTTGCTGAAACACCTCGGTTCCATTGCCCGTTACGGCCATAAGACCTGCATCTCTGACGCGGGCGTCGCCGCCCTTTGCGCCCATGCAGCCTTACAGGCCTCGGTTATGAATGTGCGCATCAACCTGGCCGGGATAGATGATCCGGAAATTCGCCAGGGAGCTGAAAAGAGCAGTGCTGCCTACCTGGAAGAGTCGGCTCTGCTTACCAAGGAGATAATCGACATCGTTTACGCGCAAATCTGA